AGTTTGATGGTTTGGTGAAGTGGAAATAATCAAGATTTAACGTTGACTATGTAATTTCAACTGCACGGCCATGCATAACATCCATTCATTTATTCATTGAATCGATCCTGCGTCCTTGAAGCAAATGTGACGATTTTAAAGCTACATTCAACTTTGATAACATCAGCATGCAATTTTAGTTCTGCAATGGCTGCTAAGTGTGCTCGCTTAAACAGTACCAAATTACCTATATTGTCCAACATGAAGCTGCATATAtgtttgaatattttacaTCGTGATGTAATGTTTAACAACTACTACAGCTTAGGAGAAAAAactatgttatttttattacgtcacaacttACTCGGAAAATGGGCGTTAGACCCATGTTATGATTTGAAAATATGACGTACGAGGTATAATTATAAGAATGTGGCTGTTATTAACAAAACTCAGCAGTGTAGACCACGCTCAAAGTAGGGGAAAGGTCACTACACGTGACTATAAGGCAACATGTGACTTGCGCAGTTGTTTTTCTAAGAAGTTAAACTTCACTACATTTCGTCAGTTCAGTtcccaaaaatatttcttaaagCTACGTCAGCCAAAAATTTAGAAGTGAAGAAGTTACATAACTGTATTAACTACGCATCAAATTATGCCTTGCCGGTACCGCCTCAAACTACAATAAAACTCACATGTGAGAACAAATACGAGTTTTGATCAAATGGTGCGCAAAATTTCTACAATGGTGGAAAAAATCGTAGTTTTGTTAACCTAATATTATAATCACTCGGCTATTAGCAGCAAAATGCTTTCcactgaaaatttttatatggTAAGACCACATTTTTCGTATACCGTGCGCgaaataagttattttttagCAAATACAGTATGATGACAAAAAGTAAGCCTGTATTTTATTGTCAATCATCGCTTTGAAGCAATATTATCGTTTTAGCTGGATAAGGATCCCAAACATATGCTATTCGCCAAAAAGTATCCAaaagtgtaaatattttaaaaactattcATTTGTCGGTGGCAGTACACAAGGAGAATGATTATGTAAAACGCGTGGAGGCAAATTGTAGGGGAAAGGTTAAAATTACGTTGAGCAATTCGAATGACTACGCTTAATCGACAAGAAGTAGGTAAAAGGTCGCGGTATAGTTATAGAATAAATTGAAAGAATCTAGCGCCATTCAAAATAAGCGTGTGATTCGCTTAAAAAGAGAAACGCCCTGGAAGAAACGCGTGGAGGTAAAATGTAGGGGGAAGGTTAAAATTACGTTGAGCAACTCGAATGACTAAGCTTAATCGACAAAAAGTAGGTAAAAGGTCGCGGTATTGTAGTAGAATAGGTTGAGAGAGTCTATTGCCATTCAAAATAAGCGTGTGATTCgcttaaaaagaaaaacgccCTATCTGTATAAACAAGTCCATTTTACGCGCAAAATCAGCAGCCTCGCTACCATAAACTTTCCAAAGACGTTGGTTGGTGGCTGGTAGTAGGTCTGACGCAGCAGGTCGAGGCTGATAATGCTTTGTTTACGATGGAAACACTTGTTTCAAACTTTTAGCGTATTTGAACTTCTTGTTGGTCTAACAGTGTATTAATTGTGTTAATTAACAGTGTGTTATTAAGTCAGTAAGAATTCTTATACCAGCAAGGAACAATGGAGCAAATGTTAAATATGTTACCACCCGAAATGCAAGTTCTCATGAAGCAAATATCACTGACAGATTTTCCACAAAATCCGAAATCTAAGTCATACAAAGGCCACAACTTCATCCCTATGTTTTCACCAGAAGTGGCAGAATATGCCTATGATAAGATGTCAGTCAAGGAAGGTGACGTGTATATCGTCTCATATCCCAAAACAGGTTGGTTGTTTGATTTGtacattattttaatataCTGTAAACATTACTGCGGTTGCTTATCTTATTCAATATTCCAGGTACAAACTGGACATACGAGATTATCCGACAAATGCTATACAGAGACTCTATGAGCGAGGAACTGTCCAAACGAATACCGCTGCAGCTGGGAGTCATTGAAATGGAACCTTGTAAGTTATGGTCATGAATAATTCCAGTGATTTTGCAggtgaatttatttttgtatttcctgTCCTTATAATAGGCGAAAAGTTTGCACTTCTGGATAAACTTCCGTTACAACGACGAATCATGGGAAGCCATTTGCCAGCCGAACTCGTAAACGTTGATAGAATAACCAAAGCAAACGCAAAGGTTcgttgttgtaatttttacaCGTTCTTGGAAACAGTCggtagtttatttttcactcCCACACTTTCTGGTTAATAGATTGTGTACGTTTATCGCAATCCGAAGGATCAAATCGTATCTTGGTTAAAGTTTGCATC
Above is a window of Clavelina lepadiformis chromosome 8, kaClaLepa1.1, whole genome shotgun sequence DNA encoding:
- the LOC143468338 gene encoding amine sulfotransferase-like — its product is MEQMLNMLPPEMQVLMKQISLTDFPQNPKSKSYKGHNFIPMFSPEVAEYAYDKMSVKEGDVYIVSYPKTGTNWTYEIIRQMLYRDSMSEELSKRIPLQLGVIEMEPCEKFALLDKLPLQRRIMGSHLPAELVNVDRITKANAKIVYVYRNPKDQIVSWLKFASKLPVVNEEPMKSMLNSGWDKYFEHVVAGDFPMNMKPGQWYPDHILGWYKHRDNKNVHFACFEEMKQDLPREIKKLADFLDVSLSNDEVDKITEACTFANMKKNIATDGSNRSKILDINMRKGEVGGWKNYFTVAQSERVDTLFKEKLAETDIRFTY